In Actinoplanes lobatus, the DNA window CCCCGTGGCCCACTCTCCGCCCGCCCGAGGTATGGCCAGGCGCGGACGCGTACGACCAGGCAGTCCGGCAGGCTGTACGGGCCGGGTCGGCCCTCGATGAACGCGGCGTCCAGTTCCTCGCCCGGCTCACCCCCGGCCGCCCCGAGGTGGAGGTACGAGTGACCGACACCTGCCCCGACGCGGCCACCACCGTGCTGGTGGCGACCCTGACCCGGGCTCTGGTGGCGACCGCCGCCGCGGAGATCCACGCCGATGTCCCGGCGGCCCCGGCGCCCCGTCCCTGGGTCGTCGCCGGTGTGCTCGTGGCGGCCCGCAACGGCCTCGGCGGGATGGGTGTCGACCCGTGCACGGGCCGGGCCGTCCCCGCCTGGGACCTGCTGCACCGCGCCGTCGGCCACGCGGGTAAGGCGCTGGCCGACCTGGGCGACACCGACACGGTCGACGCCCTGCTGACCCGGCTCCGCGAGCTGGGCACCGGCGCCGACCGGCAGCGCCGACTGTGGACCAGTACCGCCGCCGCTCCGGCGATGGTCGCCTCCCTGAGAGCGTTGACCGTCGGCGCGTAGAAGACGGACGGATCCAGCCGAACAGATCGGCGGATGCCGATTGAACAGGGATACGCGGCCGCCCCTCAGGCACAGGCGTCCGGCCGGTCGCTGCCTGGCACCGCCAGCGGGTTGCGCTCGTCGTCGCGGGCCGCGAGTTGGGACAGTGCCGCCTGGTACTGGGCCCGGCTGATCTCGCCGTGCACGAGCTGGGCCACCAGCGCGCCCTCCAAGGTGGTCGGCACGGCGTCGCCGCCACCGGCCTCGGTCTTCTGCTCCGCCTCCGGCGGGACGGCCGGGTCCTCCCGCGGGAACAGGAGGATCAGGAGCGCGACGAACAACGCCAAAGCACCGATATACGTCAACATCGCTACCACCTCCATCGATGCCATCCTCGACCGGCAGGGCCCGGGCCGGCAGGGACGAAGGTCCCGCTTTCCGAGGCCAGGTGGCCGGGGACAAGGTGGGAGGCCGAACGGCCCTGCCGGATCCGCGCCGAAGGGCACGACGGTGAGGAAACGCACCCTCCGAGAGCCCCGGGAGAGGAGTCCGATGTCCGCCATGGCCTCTCCACGCGGGCTGCCGGAGGCCCAGCTAACGGCCCTACTCCGCCGAATGGTGCGACTGCGCGGCGTGGCCGCCGCCCTACAGCGGTGACGGTCAGTAGCCGGCGGGCCGGGACGCTTCGGCCGGAACCCGGCCGCCCACCGGCCAACCCGGCGGCACGAGCAGGACCGGACACAGCTGGCGGCCACCGGCCACTCCGCCGGAGTTGTAGACCGCCTCCACCGACCATCCCTTGCGCCCGCGCCCGGCGATCAACAGGCGGCAGCGGCGCGATGCCCGGTCGATCGTGTACGCCACCTCGTCCTCGTCGATGACCAGCCGGTCCACCGGCACGTCCGGCCATTGGTCAGCCCACTCGGCCAGCGCCGTGTCCAGACGGTCCCCGGTGTCCCCACCGGCTTCCCGGACGTGGACCGCGGTGACGCCGCATCCGGCCCGGGCCGCCGCCTCGAACGCCGACCGCAAGGAGGCGGTGTGCCGCCCGGACACGGCCACCGCCACCGGCCCGCGCGACGGGACCGCGCCGCGGTGGACCAGCAACGGGCAGACGCTGTGATGCGCCACGTACGCCGCCGTCGAGCCCCAGCCATGGCCGAGTCCCGCCTCGTCGCGATGCCGCACCACCAGCAGGCCGGCCCGCGCCGACCAGCGGACCAGGGCCTCAGCGGCCCCTTCGTCCACCAACTGGGTCCCGACGACCAGGCTGGGGTACGCCAGCTGGACCCGGCGGATCGCCAGCTCCAGCAGGTGCCGCCCGTCCGGCTGGTCCGCCGCGGCCCGGTGCCGCGACCACGACACCAGCCGGCCCGGCCAGGCGTGCACCACGTGCAACGGGACTCCACGGAATGCCGCCTCCTCGGCGGCCGTATCCACCACCTGCAGGTCGGCCGGCGTTCCATCGACGCCGACCACCACGGGCAGCCTCTCCACTACCGACACGACACTGGTCATATCCGCAAGGTAGTCGCCCGGCTGTGGCGCCCGACACCGCCGTGCGGCAGGTCCACATGGTCCATTGGACCCGCGGGACCTCGATCAGGACCTTCGGCCCTGGGTGCCGCGCCGCGGCCGCGCCACGCTTCAGGCACCCACCGGCCGGGCGGCGAAGCCCACCGGCTGCCGGACGAGACCGAGGTGTGGCCGCCGAGCCACCAGACCCACCGTCGTCAAGACGGGCACCGGATCCGGCGGACCGCGGCCCGGCCGAGTGGTACCAGCAGCGATCTGACGACGGTCCGGGGTGACCCATGGACACGACAACGGCACTCACATCGGTGGACCGGCTGGCCGCGGCGATCCGTACCCGGCTGGGCCCGGAATCCCGCTGGCGGCTACGCGTCCACCCGGACCGGTACGCCGTCGAACTGATCCCGCAAGCTCCCCCACCGGCCGCTCTGGTGCTCGCCGCGATCACCGAGGACGCCCGCCAGGACGCCGTGATGACCTATGCCCGGCTGCGGGCGACCGAACTGCGGGCCCGGCTGCGCCTGGTGCACGTCTGCACCGGCCGCGGCCGGGAGACCGATGGTGTCCGGATGCGTCCCGAAACCCTGGCCCAGGCCGACCTGTTGCTGGCTGCGGCCGTCCACGACGGCCTCGGCCCTGCCGAGATCGCGGCGGCGGAACGGCAGATCCTGCACGACGAGGACCCCGGGGCCGCGCTGCGCGTGCTCGCCGAGCATGCCGCGCTGCTGGTGGTCGGCGCCGACGCGGACGCGGTCGGCGCCACCTCGGGCGCGCTGATCGGGCGCACCGCCTGCCCACTGGCGCTGGTGCTCGCCGGCGCCCGGCCACCGGACGGGGCCATCGACCCTGCCTGACCAGGTGATCCCGGGTTCACGCTGAAGGTACGCCGACGTCAGGAGGCGACCACGATGACGAACCTGGTGCAAACGACGGGCCCTGCGGTGCGGGGCCTGTCCGACGCGGAGGCGGCGGCACGGCTCGCCGCCGACGGGCCCAATCTGGTGGCGCCGCCCCGGCGGCACGGTGTGGGGTACCGGGTGGGGCGGCAACTGGCCGATCCACTGGTGGCGCTGCTGCTGGCCGCCGGGGTGGTGACGGCGGCGCTCGGCGATGTGCCGGACACTCTGATCATCCTGCTGGTGGTGGCCGTCAACACGGTGATCGGCGTGGTCCAGGAGGTCCGGGCGGACGCCGCGATCTCCGCCCTGGACCGGATGGCGGCCCCGGTGGCCCGGGTGGTCCGCGACGGCCGGGACCGGCTGGTGCCGGCCGCCGAGCTGGTGCGCGGCGACCACGTACGCCTGGAGGCCGGCGACGTCGTCCCGGCCGACCTCGAGCTGACCGAGGCGCAACGGGCCACGTTCGACGAGTCGGCGCTGACCGGCGAGTCCGTGCCGGTGCACCGGTTCGCCACCGAACCGGCCGGCGCGGGAACGGTCCTGGCCGGGGGCCGGGCGGCCGGAACCGTGACGGCCACCGGCCCGGCCAGCGCGCTCGGGCGGATCGCCGACCTGGTCTCGCGGACCCGGCCGGGCCTCACCCCGCTGCAACGGCGGCTGACCGCGCTCGGCCGTCTCCTGGGCGTGACCGCGGTGGTGGTGTCGTCGCTGGTGTTCGCCCTCGGGGTGCTGGCCGGCCAGCCGGTGACCCGGATGGCGATCACCGCGGTCAGCCTGGTGGTGGCGGCGGTGCCGGAGAGCCTGCCGGCCGTGGTCACGCTGGCGCTGGCTCTCGGGGCCCGGCGGATGGCCCGCACCCGGGCGATCCCGCGCCAGCTGCACGCCGTCGAGACGCTCGGGTCGGTCACCGTGATCGCCTCGGACAAGACCGGGACGCTCACCGAGAACCGGATGACGGTGCAGCGGGCGGTCACCGCGGACGGTACCCGGCACACGGTCACCGGCACCGGCTACGACCCGGCCGGGACGGTCAGCGGCGACATCAGCGAAGGGCTGCGGACCCTGGCACGAGCCGGGGCGCTGTGCAACGACGCGAGTCTGCTGCCACCGGACGGCGAACACTCCCACTGGGCCGCGGCCGGAGATCCGATGGAGGCCGCCCTGCTGGCCTTCGCCGCCCGGTGCGGCTTCGATCCGGACGCCGAGCGCACCGCCGCGCCCCGCGTCGCCGAACAGCCGTTCGACCAGGCCCACCGCCGGATGACCACGGTGCACCGGACCCCGGACGGCCGGTACCTGACAACCCGCAAGGGCGCCCCGGAGACGGTTCTCGATCCGGACCGCCACGGCGATCTGCTGGCGGCCGCCGCGGAACTGGCCACCGCCGGGCTGCGGGTGCTGGCCGTGGCCACCGCCGTCACCGTCGGCCGGCCAGACCCGGCCGCTCCCCCGCCCCTGCACGCGGCCGGGCTGGTCGCCATCGGGGACCCGCTGCGGGCCACCGCCCGCGACACCGCCGCGGAGTTCGCGCGCTCCGGCGTACACCTGCTGTTGATCACGGGTGACCACCCGGGGACCGCGACCGCCATCGGCAGAGACCTCGGGATCCTGGAGCCGGGCGACGAGGTCGCCCGCGGCGACCTCGGCCCGCTCACCGCCGGGACCATCGAGAAGACCAGGGTGTACGCGCGGACGCGCCCCGA includes these proteins:
- a CDS encoding carboxylate-amine ligase, which codes for MSGDIVTLRVEEDFLLLDPAHGWPTQAAPALLDSLRGLPGPHADLMRYQISATTPECSNAAGLSRELHRARDLLATGAHGLGCELVASGTAPYGAHGLSTISDLPRYRALALRYPALAARSGVCGCRVHVTVPSRDLGARVLGRLRPWLATLLAISANSPIAGGRDTGWASTRYEALAPWPTLRPPEVWPGADAYDQAVRQAVRAGSALDERGVQFLARLTPGRPEVEVRVTDTCPDAATTVLVATLTRALVATAAAEIHADVPAAPAPRPWVVAGVLVAARNGLGGMGVDPCTGRAVPAWDLLHRAVGHAGKALADLGDTDTVDALLTRLRELGTGADRQRRLWTSTAAAPAMVASLRALTVGA
- a CDS encoding cation-translocating P-type ATPase; translation: MTNLVQTTGPAVRGLSDAEAAARLAADGPNLVAPPRRHGVGYRVGRQLADPLVALLLAAGVVTAALGDVPDTLIILLVVAVNTVIGVVQEVRADAAISALDRMAAPVARVVRDGRDRLVPAAELVRGDHVRLEAGDVVPADLELTEAQRATFDESALTGESVPVHRFATEPAGAGTVLAGGRAAGTVTATGPASALGRIADLVSRTRPGLTPLQRRLTALGRLLGVTAVVVSSLVFALGVLAGQPVTRMAITAVSLVVAAVPESLPAVVTLALALGARRMARTRAIPRQLHAVETLGSVTVIASDKTGTLTENRMTVQRAVTADGTRHTVTGTGYDPAGTVSGDISEGLRTLARAGALCNDASLLPPDGEHSHWAAAGDPMEAALLAFAARCGFDPDAERTAAPRVAEQPFDQAHRRMTTVHRTPDGRYLTTRKGAPETVLDPDRHGDLLAAAAELATAGLRVLAVATAVTVGRPDPAAPPPLHAAGLVAIGDPLRATARDTAAEFARSGVHLLLITGDHPGTATAIGRDLGILEPGDEVARGDLGPLTAGTIEKTRVYARTRPEQKLDIVAALQDRGEVVAMTGDGVNDAPALRRADIGVAMGSGTEVARQAAELVLVDDNLGTVADAIGEGRRIYDNIRRFLRYALSGGLAELLVMLAGPLLGMPLALLPAQLLWINLLTHGVPGVALGAEPAEADVLRRPPRSPQESVLGAGLLRDVLTGAGLLATVTLAAGVTAQRLDLPWQSVMFLVLGFAQLGVALAVRARPAPGAGRNRSLPAAVVVCLLLQVAGVLAAPMHTLLGTAPLPLATILACCAVATVPGAVLRIAGRRDR
- a CDS encoding universal stress protein, with the translated sequence MTSVVSVVERLPVVVGVDGTPADLQVVDTAAEEAAFRGVPLHVVHAWPGRLVSWSRHRAAADQPDGRHLLELAIRRVQLAYPSLVVGTQLVDEGAAEALVRWSARAGLLVVRHRDEAGLGHGWGSTAAYVAHHSVCPLLVHRGAVPSRGPVAVAVSGRHTASLRSAFEAAARAGCGVTAVHVREAGGDTGDRLDTALAEWADQWPDVPVDRLVIDEDEVAYTIDRASRRCRLLIAGRGRKGWSVEAVYNSGGVAGGRQLCPVLLVPPGWPVGGRVPAEASRPAGY